A genomic region of Streptomyces sp. R33 contains the following coding sequences:
- a CDS encoding lantibiotic dehydratase C-terminal domain-containing protein produces MNAPATGPDTARPVSSAATATALDVVAYHYEPVKAPLLHEAVLPLARRAAEAGLTAHVERHWLHGPHLRLRLRGLPGAVAATAERTAAELRARAASHPSRAAADARHLLAQAAAAGRAELIPPPYGPLVPDNTVRVEPVDLSSLTALIGPDGVRLREDLLALGLPALAAGTAFLGERANTSAARVELVVAALAAHAAAHPEGLVGGHYSYVSHLEDFLVQEDPDGQLRAAFDRRWDAAGERITALVGRIAGGGAAGWERAWADWSARARGITEERFRAGADFTGVQAEYLDRAAALGDRATAERWDRRERTRYSEFHRQLHRSDPQGTMWSRPDYLVYRACTNGLYRLLTVCDVRPVERYLAAHLVVRSVPELTGHRWQERIDEVIAAVEATP; encoded by the coding sequence ATGAACGCCCCGGCCACCGGCCCGGACACCGCCCGGCCCGTCTCGAGTGCTGCCACGGCCACGGCCCTCGACGTGGTCGCCTACCACTACGAGCCGGTCAAGGCGCCTCTCTTGCACGAAGCCGTGCTGCCCCTCGCCCGACGGGCCGCCGAGGCCGGGCTGACCGCCCACGTCGAACGCCACTGGCTGCACGGACCGCACCTGCGGCTGCGACTGCGCGGCCTCCCCGGGGCGGTGGCCGCCACGGCCGAGCGCACCGCCGCCGAGCTGCGCGCCCGCGCGGCCTCGCACCCGTCGCGGGCCGCCGCCGACGCTCGGCACTTGCTGGCGCAGGCCGCGGCGGCAGGGCGGGCGGAGCTGATCCCGCCCCCGTACGGTCCGCTCGTACCCGACAACACCGTGCGGGTGGAGCCGGTGGACCTGTCCTCCCTGACGGCGTTGATCGGCCCGGACGGGGTGCGGCTGCGCGAGGACTTGCTGGCCCTGGGCCTGCCCGCCCTCGCGGCGGGCACCGCATTCCTCGGCGAGCGTGCGAACACGTCCGCCGCCCGGGTCGAACTCGTGGTGGCGGCCCTCGCGGCCCATGCGGCCGCGCACCCCGAAGGACTGGTGGGCGGGCACTACTCGTACGTCTCCCACCTGGAGGACTTCCTCGTCCAGGAGGACCCCGACGGGCAGCTGCGGGCGGCCTTCGACCGCCGCTGGGACGCCGCGGGCGAGCGGATCACCGCACTGGTGGGCCGGATCGCGGGCGGCGGTGCGGCCGGCTGGGAGCGGGCCTGGGCCGACTGGTCCGCCCGGGCCCGGGGGATCACGGAGGAACGGTTCAGGGCGGGCGCGGACTTCACGGGGGTGCAGGCCGAGTACCTGGACCGGGCCGCGGCGCTGGGCGACCGGGCCACCGCCGAGCGCTGGGACCGGAGGGAACGGACCCGGTACAGCGAATTCCACCGGCAGCTGCACCGCTCGGACCCGCAGGGCACGATGTGGTCCCGCCCCGACTACCTCGTCTACCGCGCCTGTACGAACGGGCTGTACCGGCTCCTCACCGTGTGCGACGTCCGGCCCGTGGAGCGCTACCTCGCCGCCCACCTCGTCGTACGCAGCGTGCCGGAACTCACCGGGCACCGGTGGCAGGAGCGCATCGACGAGGTCATCGCCGCCGTGGAGGCGACGCCGTGA